A window of Stenotrophomonas indicatrix genomic DNA:
GTGGCGAAGGCATTGATCTGGCGGTCCTTCATCACGAAGAACGTGTAGGGCTGGCGTGGCTGGTCACTGTTGGATCCGAGGCGGGTGCCCATGGTCTGCAGCCAGTCGTTGACCAGGGGATCGTCCAGCAGGTAGCCATAGTTGCGCAGTTCGCGCAGCATCATCGCGCCGTACTCGGCCTGCCGGGCCGGGGTCAGCAGTTCGCCCGCCGAGGAGCCGATGTCCGGCAGCTTCTCCTGGGCCTGCGCCAGCGGGGCGGCCAGGGCCAGGGTCAGGGCAGCGGTGAGCAGCAGGGGTCGCAAGCGGTCGGTCCTCGGGCAGGGTCGGCCCAGCGTGGCAGGGCAGGGGGCAACCATTCGTTAATCAATCCACAGTGTTGCGGGCGTGGCGTGGAAATTCCAGCGCACCGGTACCATATATGGACCGTCGATCCATCGTGGAGTTTCCCGTGACAGCCCAGTCCGCCGGCGCTACCCCCGCCATCACCATCTATTCCACCGCCGTCTGCCCGTACTGCGTGGCCGCCAAGAACTTCCTCAAGAGCAAGGGCCAGCAATGGACCGAGGTCCGCATCGACCTGGACCCGGTCGAGCGCGAGAAGATGATGGCCAAGACCCGACGCACCAGCGTCCCGCAGATCTTCGTGGGCGACGTCCACGTGGGCGGCTACGACGACATGATGGCCCTGCATCGTGAAGGCAAGCTCGAGCCGCTGCTGGCCGGGCAGGGCCAGGCATGAGCGCGGCCGACGACGGCAGCAAGGACCGGATCGCCGAGTTCACCGACTTCCGCAAGCGCATGAATGAACGCATCCTGGGCGAGCCGAACCAGGTGGTGCGCCGCTTCTTCGCCCTGGATACGCAGACCTACCAGGCCGGCGCGCTGGACGTGAAGACCAAGGAGCTGCTGGGCCTGGTGGCCTCGATGGTGCTGCGCTGCGACGACTGCATCAGCTACCACGTGGCCCAGTGCAAGGACGCCGGCGTCACCCGTGAGGAGTTCTTCGAGACCTTCTCGGTAGGCCTGGTGGTCGGCGGCTCGATCGTGATCCCGCACCTGCGCCGCGCGGTGGACTTCCTCGACCAGCTCGAAGGTGGCGCCGCCGCCCCGGCAGCGCACGAGCACTGAGCCCGGCCGCTACCGTGAACCGGGCCCTCTGGTAGTGCCGGCCGCTGGCCGGCATCTGGTGGAGCCAAATCGGCGGAGGTTGCCGGCCAGCGGCCAGCACTACCCGCGATCTTCCAGCCCAGGAGCCTTGCTCGTTCGCAGGTAGCGCCGGGCCATGCCCGGCGGGCACCTGAACGAAAGGCCGCCGGGCATGGCCCGGCGCTACCGATGACGTACATCGGGGCCTTCTCCGCGATCTTCCAGCCCAGGGCCCCCTTGTTGTTAAAGGGGGCGCGCCGAAGGCGCGGGGATAAGGAGGAATGCGCGGGCAATTCTGCCTGAGCCGGGGACTGGGACCATGGTCTATTTGGGACCTCGGCCCCGGCTCAGGCATAATTGCGGGTGAAACTTCCTTTGCGCCGGCGTTTCCGGGCACGTCCGGACGGCGTTTTTCCCCCTGTTCGGAACATCGATCAATGACGCAGAAAATTACGGTCATCCGCGGCGACGGCATTGGCCCGGAAATCATGGACGCCACCCTGTTCGTGCTCGACCAGCTCAACACTGGCCTGGAGTACGAAGACGCCGACGCCGGCCTGGTGGCCCTGGAGAAGCACGGCGATCTGATGCCGGCGGTGACCCTGGAATCGATCGCGCGCAACAAGGTCGCGCTGAAGAGCCCGCTGACCACGCCGGTTGGTGGCGGCTTCACCTCGATCAACGTCAGCCTGCGCCGCCACTTCGACCTGTACGCCAACGTGCGTCCGGCCCACACCTTCCCGAACACCAAGTCGCGTTTCGATAACGTCGACCTGATCACCGTTCGTGAGAACACCGAAGGTGCGTACCTGGCCGAAGGCCAGGAAGTGTCGGCCGACGGCGAGACCGCTTTCTCCGGCACCCGCATCACCCGCAAGGGCTCCGAGCGCATCGTGCGTTACGCCTTCGAGCTGGCCCGCAGTGTCGGCCGCAAGAAGGTCACCGCCGTGCACAAGGCCAACATCATCAAGTCGACCTCGGGCCTGTTCCTGGCCGTGGCGCGCGAAGTCGCCGCGCAGTACCCGGACATCGAGTTCCAGGAAATGATCGTCGACAACTGCTGCATGCAGCTGGTGATGCGTCCGGAACAGTTCGATGTGATCGTCACCACCAACCTGTTCGGTGACATCATTTCCGACCTGTGCGCCGGTCTGGTCGGTGGCCTGGGCCTGGCCCCGGGCGCCAACATCGGCAAGGACGCGGCGATCTTCGAAGCCGTGCACGGCACCGCGCCGGACATCGCCGGCCAGGGCAAGGCCAATCCGTGCGCCCTGCTGCTGGCGGCGGCTCAGATGCTCGACCACGTCGGCCAGCCGGAAAACGCCGAGCGCCTGCGCAAGGCCATCGTCGCCACGATGGAAGCCAAGGATTCGCTGACCGGCGACCTCGGCGGCACCGGCAACACGATGGGCTTCGCCAAGGCGATCGCCAGCCGCCTGTAAGCGGCGGCTCGACTCCGATTGGATCCACAGCGGGGCGCCTTCGGGCGCCCCGCTGCGTTTCACCGGCCAGCAGATCCACGCCATGCGTGGATGGCGGCATCTCCAAGGAAAATGATCTGTGCGAAAACCGCACAGATTGTGTGCTCAACGGCGGCTGGTTCGTGCATTCAATGCTCCTCATCCTGTGCCCACTTTCCACCGCACAGGAGCTTGACCATGAACCTCACTGCTTTCGGCCTGGCCGGCCTGATCGGCATGGCTGCCACCACCCCGGTTGTCGCCGCCGAGCCGGTCCACCCCACCATCCGCCATATGGCCGGCGCTGCGGCTGCCACCTCGCTCGACGCAGCGAAGACGGCCGTGCTGGTGATCGACTTCCAGAACGAGTACTTCGACGCCAGCGCCGCGTCCGGTTTCGCCGGTGGTCGCATGGTCATTCCCGATGGTGTAGCGGCCCTGCGGCAGACGCGTCGTGTGGTCGACTTCGCTGATGCCAACGGCATCCGCGTGATCCATGTGCAGCACGTACTGCCGGCAGGCGCGCCGCTGTTTGCAGAAGGCAGTGTCAACGCCGCATTCCACCGTGACATGCAACCGCGCAAGGGCGAGACCGTGGTGCAGAAGGACAACGTCAGCGTGTTCGCCGGTACCTCGGCAGCGGCCCTGGACAAGGTGTTGAAGGATGCCGGTATCGACGCCCTGATCGTCACCGGGCTGCAGACCCACGCCTGCGTTGCCGGTGCTGCACGCGATGCTGCTGCGGCGCCGCGCGGCTATCGGGTGATCGTGGCTTCCGATGCCTCTGCCAGCCGTGATCTTGATCTGGCCAATGGCGGGACCATCGGCCATCGCGCATTGCATGAGGCGTCGCTGGCGCAGATCGAGGATGCCTTTGGCGATGTGATGACCACCTCGGCGATTCTGGCCCTGCCGGTGCGCAAGGCAGGCAACGGCACTTGATAAGCTGGCGGGGTCCGCAGCCTGCGGGCCCCGCCGACTGGAGCGCGCTGCCGATGGACCATTTCGCCGCCCTGCGAGCCCTGCGCGCGATCGTCGACGCCGGCAGTTTCACTGCCGCCGCCGAGCGGCTGGGTACCACCCATTCGGCGATGTCGCGGCAGTTGCGTCAACTTGAAGAGCACCTGCAGGTGCGGCTGCTGGATCGCAACAGCCGGCGGCTGTCGTTGACCGAGGCCGGGCGCGACTACTACCGCGAGGCGGTGGCGCTGCTTGACCGGCTGGAGGCCGCCGATGACCGTGCGCGGGCCGGCCAGGCCCAGCCCAGCGGGCGCGTGCGGGTCAGCGTGCCGCAGGTGGTCGCCAGCCAGGAGCTGCCGCATTGGCTGCCTGGCTTCCTGGCGCGCTATCCGCAGGTTGCGCTGGAACTGTCGGCCGACGATCAGCTGGTCGATGTGGTCGGCGGGGGCTTCGACCTCGCCCTGCGCATCGCACCGTCCCTGCCTGACAGTCAGCTGGTCGCCCGTGAACTGGCGCGATGCCCGCGCATCCTGGTTGCGGCACCGGCGTACCTCGCCCGGCAGGGACTGCCTCGACAGGTGGCCGACCTGCAGAACCACACCTTGTTGGGGTTCAACCCTGTTGCGGCGATGACGCCGTGGCAGCTGCACGGACCGCGCGGTGTCATCGCCAGCGTGGAAGCAGGCCAACGACTGCGCGTGGACGCCACGCCGGCACTGTATGCGGCCGTGCTGGCCGGGATGGGCATCAGTCTGTTCACCGCGCTTACGGTGCAGGAAGATCTTCGCGCCGGCCGCTTGATCCGCGTGCTTCCCAGCTGGCACGGTGGCACGCGCTGCTATTTCGCGCTGTATCCCCATGCGCGTGCGCTGGCGCCGAAGGTGCGCGCGCTGGTCGATCATCTCGCCACGCATTACGCTGCAGCGTCGGGTGCGGCAGGGTAAGTCGCACGGCAGTGGTGAGGAGTGGGGATGGAGCCGGTGTATCTGCTGGTCGCGCTGGGCGCGATCGTCGCGGGGTTCGTGCAGGGCCTGTCGGGATTCGCGTTCGGCATGGTCGCGATGTCGTTCTGGGCGTGGGGGCTGGATCCCCGGCTTGCGGCGACGCTGTCGGTGTTCGGCGCACTGGTCGGCCAGTTGCTGGCGGTATTCACCGTGCGCCGTGGCTTCAACCTGCGCCTGCTGCTGCCGTTCGTGCTCGGTGGGTTGGCGGGCATTCCGCTTGGCGTGCTGGTGCTGCCGCAGCTGGACATGGCCTGGTTCAAGGCGCTGTTGGGAGGTTTCCTGGCGCTGTGGTGCCCGGTGATGCTGATGGCGCGTTCGTTGCCACCGGTCACCGTTGGCGGCCGGTTCGGCGACGCGCTGGCCGGCATGGCCGGTGGTGTGCTCAGTGGCATCGGTGGCTTCGCCGGGCCGGTGCCGACCCTGTGGAGCACGTTGCGCGGCTTCGGCAAGGACGAGCAGCGCGCGGTCATCCAGAACTTCAATCTGGCGATGCTGGCGGTGACCATGGCCACCTATGTCGGTACCGGCATGGTCACCCGGCAGATGCTGCCGTACTTCGCCATTGTCGCGCCGGCGATGCTGGTACCCACGCTGCTGGGGGCGAAGCTGTATATCGGTATCAGTGAGGCGCGTTTCCGGCAGATCGTCCTCGGCCTGCTGACCGCTTCCGGTGTGGCCATGCTGGCCTCGTCGCTGCCGTTGCTGCTGTCCCGTGGGGTGGCGGGATGAGGGCTCAGGCGGGCCGCAGCATGCGGAAGCGTTGGTCGGCGGTGATCCGGAAGTAGTCGGCCGGTCCGCCACCGCGCAGGATGGTGTCGCTCGCTGCGGTGTCGTAGATGCCGTCGACGAGCAACCGCGTATCGATATGCACGGCGACCACTTCTCCCAGTACCAGCCAGCCATTGGTGTCGTTACCGGCCGCGTCGCGCAGACGCACGATCTGCGTGCAGCGGCACTCCATGCTCACCGGGCTCTGCGCAACGCGCGGCGGTGCAACCTGCTCCGAGGCCAGTGGTGTCAGCCCGGCCAGGACGAACTCGTCCACGTCTGGCGCGACTGCGCGGCAGCTCTCGTTCATTGCCTGGGCCAGATCAAATGTGGCGAGGTTCCAGACGAACTCGCCGGTGGCTTCGATGTTGCGCAGCGAGTCCTTGCGGCCCTGGCTGCTGAAGCCAATGATCGGCGGCGTGTAGTTGAACGCGTTGAAGAAGCTGTAGGGCGCCAGGTTCACATTGCTGTCGGCATCACGACTGCAGATCCAACCAATGGGTCGGGGGCCGATGATGGCGTTGAACGGATCGTGTGGCAGGCGATGGCCATCGGCCGGGCGATAGCTGTGGAAGCGGGGAGGGAGGGTGTCTGCCATTGGGCGTGTCTCCGCGGGAGTCGAGCGTGCTCGACGCTACAAAAAAAGGCCGCGATCCCGACGGACCGCGGCCTTGTCGTTTACGGCATGGGCTGGATCAGCGCTGCTGGATCTTCGACAGCAGGCGCAGGAACTCCACATACAGCCAGACCAGGGTCACCATCAGGCCGAATGCGCCATACCATTCCATGTACTTCGGCGCGCGCTGGGCCACGCCGGTTTCGATGAAGTCGAAATCCAGCACCAGGTTCAGCGCGGCCACGACCACCACGAACAGGCTGAAGGCGATGCCCAGCCAGCTGGCGTCATGGATCACCGGCACGTTGATGTTGAAGAAGCCCAGCACGAACGAGGCCAGGTACAGCAGGGCGATGCCGCCGGTGGCGGCGACCACGCCGAGCTTGAAGTTCTCGGTGGCCTTGATCAGGCCGCTGCGGTAGGCGAACAGCAGTGCGAACAGGGTGCCGAAGGTCAGCAGCACGGCCTGGAACACGATGCCCGGGAACTTCATGTTGAACACGGCCGAGATGGCACCCAGGAACAGGCCTTCCACCAGCGCATAGAGCGGTGCGGTGACCGGCGACCATTCCTTCTTGAACACGGTGATCAGGGCCAGCACCAAGCCACCGATCGCCCCGCCCATGGCGTACAGCTTGGCGCCGGCCATCACCTGGCCGTAGTCGTCCACGGTCTGGTTCCAGGCGAAGGCCGCGGTCAGCACGGTCAGCAGCAGCAGGAAGCCGGTCTTGTTGACGGTGCCATTGAGGGTCATGGCCTGGTCGGGGCTGGTCACCACCGAGCCACTGGCCAGATCGAGGAAGGTCGACTCGGAAAGAGCCGGGTTGCCGCTGCGCATGCGAGGTCTCCGTGCGAAAAGGGGGCGATTGGGCCATCCGGCCGCTGGCTGCGAGCATAGCCGATGACTGCGCAAGCTGTGGTCATGGCGGGGCAGGGCTGGGATTGCGCGTTGACAGTTCGCAGGGCGCTTGGCCACAATGGCCAGCTCCCCGGGTCCATGCCCGAGGGGATTGCAACACCGGGGTATAGCGCAGTCTGGTAGCGCGCCTGCTTTGGGAGCAGGATGTCGGGGGTTCGAATCCCTCTACCCCGACCAATCCCACGTCACGTCGGATTGGACGCCGTTCCGGTTCGGGCGCCCGTAGCTCAACTGGATAGAGCACCGGCCTTCTAAGCCGGCGGTTACAGGTTCGATTCCTGTCGGGCGCGCCATTGGTGCGACACCGGAACGTAGCTGGCGGATGTGAAGAAGTGCTTGCAAAAGCATGCAGACTCCACCAGAATATCGGACTCGCTTCGGCGGACCTGAACTTCGGTGACAGTCCTCGGGCAACGTATCAAGCGTCAGCGTCGGCAGCATTGGCGGTGAAGCTAAAGTTTCAGTGGTGGCTGTAGCTCAGTTGGTTAGAGTACCGGATTGTGATTCCGGTGGTCGGGGGTTCGAATCCCCTCAGCCACCCCACTGATTCAACCGCATCGGCATCGCCGAAACGGTATTGCAATAAACAGGTCGCCGGCTATAATGTGCGCCTGAGTTTCAAGGGCTGTTAGCTCAGTTGGTAGAGCAGTTGACTCTTAATCAATAGGTCCAAGGTTCGAATCCTTGACAGCCCACCAAGACAGAAGCCATCGGGTCCGCCCGGTGGCTTTTTTCTTCAAGATGTAACCCTTCGCGATGGATCGCCGGTTGCAGTGCTTGTTTCAACGACGTTGAAGAAAGTGCTTGCAACGCCCTCGCGGATCGGGTCATAATTCGCCCCCCGA
This region includes:
- the grxC gene encoding glutaredoxin 3, translating into MTAQSAGATPAITIYSTAVCPYCVAAKNFLKSKGQQWTEVRIDLDPVEREKMMAKTRRTSVPQIFVGDVHVGGYDDMMALHREGKLEPLLAGQGQA
- a CDS encoding carboxymuconolactone decarboxylase family protein; its protein translation is MSAADDGSKDRIAEFTDFRKRMNERILGEPNQVVRRFFALDTQTYQAGALDVKTKELLGLVASMVLRCDDCISYHVAQCKDAGVTREEFFETFSVGLVVGGSIVIPHLRRAVDFLDQLEGGAAAPAAHEH
- a CDS encoding isocitrate dehydrogenase — encoded protein: MTQKITVIRGDGIGPEIMDATLFVLDQLNTGLEYEDADAGLVALEKHGDLMPAVTLESIARNKVALKSPLTTPVGGGFTSINVSLRRHFDLYANVRPAHTFPNTKSRFDNVDLITVRENTEGAYLAEGQEVSADGETAFSGTRITRKGSERIVRYAFELARSVGRKKVTAVHKANIIKSTSGLFLAVAREVAAQYPDIEFQEMIVDNCCMQLVMRPEQFDVIVTTNLFGDIISDLCAGLVGGLGLAPGANIGKDAAIFEAVHGTAPDIAGQGKANPCALLLAAAQMLDHVGQPENAERLRKAIVATMEAKDSLTGDLGGTGNTMGFAKAIASRL
- a CDS encoding cysteine hydrolase family protein, with translation MNLTAFGLAGLIGMAATTPVVAAEPVHPTIRHMAGAAAATSLDAAKTAVLVIDFQNEYFDASAASGFAGGRMVIPDGVAALRQTRRVVDFADANGIRVIHVQHVLPAGAPLFAEGSVNAAFHRDMQPRKGETVVQKDNVSVFAGTSAAALDKVLKDAGIDALIVTGLQTHACVAGAARDAAAAPRGYRVIVASDASASRDLDLANGGTIGHRALHEASLAQIEDAFGDVMTTSAILALPVRKAGNGT
- a CDS encoding LysR family transcriptional regulator, with the protein product MDHFAALRALRAIVDAGSFTAAAERLGTTHSAMSRQLRQLEEHLQVRLLDRNSRRLSLTEAGRDYYREAVALLDRLEAADDRARAGQAQPSGRVRVSVPQVVASQELPHWLPGFLARYPQVALELSADDQLVDVVGGGFDLALRIAPSLPDSQLVARELARCPRILVAAPAYLARQGLPRQVADLQNHTLLGFNPVAAMTPWQLHGPRGVIASVEAGQRLRVDATPALYAAVLAGMGISLFTALTVQEDLRAGRLIRVLPSWHGGTRCYFALYPHARALAPKVRALVDHLATHYAAASGAAG
- a CDS encoding sulfite exporter TauE/SafE family protein, whose translation is MEPVYLLVALGAIVAGFVQGLSGFAFGMVAMSFWAWGLDPRLAATLSVFGALVGQLLAVFTVRRGFNLRLLLPFVLGGLAGIPLGVLVLPQLDMAWFKALLGGFLALWCPVMLMARSLPPVTVGGRFGDALAGMAGGVLSGIGGFAGPVPTLWSTLRGFGKDEQRAVIQNFNLAMLAVTMATYVGTGMVTRQMLPYFAIVAPAMLVPTLLGAKLYIGISEARFRQIVLGLLTASGVAMLASSLPLLLSRGVAG
- a CDS encoding flavin reductase family protein, whose protein sequence is MADTLPPRFHSYRPADGHRLPHDPFNAIIGPRPIGWICSRDADSNVNLAPYSFFNAFNYTPPIIGFSSQGRKDSLRNIEATGEFVWNLATFDLAQAMNESCRAVAPDVDEFVLAGLTPLASEQVAPPRVAQSPVSMECRCTQIVRLRDAAGNDTNGWLVLGEVVAVHIDTRLLVDGIYDTAASDTILRGGGPADYFRITADQRFRMLRPA
- a CDS encoding Bax inhibitor-1/YccA family protein yields the protein MRSGNPALSESTFLDLASGSVVTSPDQAMTLNGTVNKTGFLLLLTVLTAAFAWNQTVDDYGQVMAGAKLYAMGGAIGGLVLALITVFKKEWSPVTAPLYALVEGLFLGAISAVFNMKFPGIVFQAVLLTFGTLFALLFAYRSGLIKATENFKLGVVAATGGIALLYLASFVLGFFNINVPVIHDASWLGIAFSLFVVVVAALNLVLDFDFIETGVAQRAPKYMEWYGAFGLMVTLVWLYVEFLRLLSKIQQR